From one Mytilus galloprovincialis chromosome 13, xbMytGall1.hap1.1, whole genome shotgun sequence genomic stretch:
- the LOC143057657 gene encoding uncharacterized protein LOC143057657 — MTRKTLLPGILCLMLISIHGKSLKNEGNSDKFRQKRSSRLLEELKKWTLTTTPITPLDRISGVNNHRTHVRETEEEINWTKIKEQLQRLLDSENGSWDAKLLDELSPGDQIVLEDTVNPNSAEELRMFLESNIEKNNEEKRGLDTLGGMSYLKRGLDTLGNMGFHSYKKKGLDTLGNMGFHDFKKRGLDTLGNMGFHDFKKRGLDTLGNMGFHDFKKRSLDTLGGMNFHGLKKRGIDTLGGMGYHNYKKRGLDTLGNMGFHDFKKRGLDTLGNMGFHGYKRGLDTLGNMGFHGYKRGLDTLGNMGFHGYKRGLDTLGNMGFHGYKRGLDTLGNMGFHGYKRGLDTLGNMGFHGYKRGLDTLGNMGFHNYKRGLDTLGNMGFHGYKRGLDTLGNMGFHDYKRGLDTLGNMGFHDFKKRGIDSLGGMSLYGYKKRDQSNDLEDDIAFTDTEDSIDNDRIKRETDNDISKSVEENAKSS, encoded by the coding sequence gacaaattcagacaaaaacgcTCAAGTAGGCTATTGGAAGAATTAAAGAAATGGACATTAACAACAACACCAATTACACCATTGGACCGGATTTCCGGCGTTAATAATCACCGTACGCACGTTCGAGAAACGGAAGAAGAAATTAATTGGACTAAGATAAAGGAACAACTACAAAGGTTACTTGATTCTGAGAATGGATCATGGGATGCAAAACTTCTAGATGAACTGTCACCGGGTGATCAAATAGTTCTGGAAGATACAGTGAATCCAAATAGTGCTGAGGAGCTGCGAATGTTTTTAGAATCAAATATAGAGAAAAACAATGAGGAAAAACGTGGACTAGATACGTTAGGTGGAATGAGTTACCTCAAACGGGGTTTAGATACACTTGGGAATATGGGATTTCATAGCTACAAAAAGAAAGGGTTAGATACACTTGGAAATATgggatttcatgattttaaaaaGAGAGGGTTAGATACACTTGGTAATATgggatttcatgattttaaaaaGAGAGGGTTAGATACTCTTGGTAACATGGGATTTCATGATTTCAAGAAAAGAAGTTTAGATACTCTTGGAGGAATGAATTTCCATGGATTAAAAAAGAGGGGCATTGACACATTAGGTGGAATGGGCTATCATAATTATAAGAAGCGAGGATTGGACACACTTGGAAATATGGGTTTCCATGACTTTAAAAAGAGGGGGTTAGATACACTAGGAAATATGGGATTCCATGGTTACAAGAGAGGACTTGATACTTTAGGTAATATGGGATTTCATGGTTATAAAAGAGGACTAGATACATTAGGTAATATGGGATTTCATGGTTATAAAAGAGGACTTGATACGCTAGGTAATATGGGATTCCATGGTTATAAAAGAGGACTTGATACGCTAGGTAATATGGGATTCCATGGTTATAAAAGAGGACTTGATACGCTAGGTAATATGGGATTCCATGGTTACAAGAGAGGACTCGACACTCTAGGTAATATGGGATTTCATAATTATAAAAGAGGACTCGACACACTTGGAAATATGGGATTCCATGGTTACAAAAGAGGACTCGATACACTTGGTAATATGGGGTTCCACGATTACAAAAGAGGATTGGATACACTTGGTAATATGGGATTTCACGATTTTAAGAAACGAGGCATAGACTCTTTAGGTGGTATGTCTCTATATGGGTATAAGAAACGAGACCAAAGTAATGATCTCGAAGACGATATAGCTTTTACAGATACAGAGGACAGCATTGATAATGACAGAATCAAACGTGAAACAGATAACGATATTAGCAAATCTGTAGAAGAAAATGCAAAGTCCAGTTGA